In Aminobacterium sp. MB27-C1, a single genomic region encodes these proteins:
- a CDS encoding respiratory chain complex I subunit 1 family protein, whose amino-acid sequence MIINMVMKLVAGIALMLLVSVVAVLFDGADRVIHAKMQRRWGPPLFQPFYDILKLLGKENIVPRRAVKWAFNGAPWVAMATMLLLFLYIPIGSLPPILGTEGDMILIIYLLSLSGVAMAVGGFSSGNPIANVGAQREMILMMSYELPLAVVISTMAWVAYKHGVPGQPFSLETFIGMPMWNVVGKMGILGLLCLFAALLMVVPGETGKGFMDIPEAKTEILEGIIIEYSGTNLAMFKITFALRALAMSAIIVALFVPFSLGKLLNLNGTMLFVVDFLWFWVKVFVMQVFGVTFIRTAFGRLKIWQASQFYWIKIAGLSLAGMILMSIDVLL is encoded by the coding sequence ATGATTATCAATATGGTAATGAAACTGGTGGCAGGCATAGCCCTTATGTTGCTTGTATCGGTAGTAGCCGTTCTCTTCGACGGAGCTGACCGTGTTATTCATGCCAAAATGCAGCGACGGTGGGGACCTCCGCTCTTTCAGCCTTTCTACGATATTCTGAAGCTTCTGGGGAAAGAGAACATCGTTCCCCGACGAGCTGTAAAATGGGCTTTCAACGGAGCTCCATGGGTTGCCATGGCGACCATGCTGTTGCTCTTCCTTTATATTCCTATCGGATCTTTGCCGCCCATTCTTGGCACTGAAGGCGATATGATTCTCATCATTTACCTTCTCAGCCTTTCAGGCGTGGCTATGGCCGTAGGTGGTTTCTCCAGCGGAAACCCAATTGCAAACGTCGGCGCTCAGCGTGAGATGATCCTCATGATGAGCTACGAGCTGCCCCTTGCCGTTGTTATTTCCACAATGGCCTGGGTGGCCTATAAACATGGCGTACCAGGACAACCCTTTAGCCTTGAGACTTTCATCGGAATGCCCATGTGGAATGTTGTAGGCAAGATGGGTATTCTCGGTCTTCTCTGCCTCTTTGCGGCGTTGCTCATGGTCGTTCCAGGTGAGACGGGAAAAGGATTTATGGATATTCCAGAGGCCAAAACGGAGATACTCGAAGGTATTATCATCGAGTATTCGGGAACGAACTTGGCCATGTTCAAGATCACCTTTGCTCTGAGAGCTTTGGCCATGTCTGCCATTATTGTGGCGCTCTTTGTTCCTTTCTCTCTCGGCAAACTCTTGAATCTGAACGGAACCATGCTCTTTGTCGTGGATTTCCTCTGGTTCTGGGTAAAGGTCTTCGTCATGCAGGTCTTCGGCGTTACCTTTATACGAACAGCTTTTGGACGATTGAAGATCTGGCAGGCGTCTCAGTTCTACTGGATTAAAATTGCCGGACTTTCTTTGGCAGGCATGATTCTCATGTCTATAGATGTATTGCTTTAG
- a CDS encoding 4Fe-4S binding protein produces the protein MLNRMSLQLLRQWVTKVFTNPFPVPSMPDSLTDALKAAEEGKIQLHPPVEPKGYFRGRIDYDKERCIGCKLCVRVCPANAITYLEDEKKIQIHVDRCCFCAQCTEICPVKCLTESDAFLLSSYDRKAQVVVDSGTKKKEDEVEETPVKYEVDEEKCIGCTKCARNCPVNAISGELKKPHVIDKDKCVGCGKCAELCPKQAIHQAEASSAPVTPKEEKKVEEKPTEKPVEKQEAAPQKEAAESKKGSKKNGGKNGNKNGNKKKNGNGNNKKNGKKK, from the coding sequence ATGCTTAACCGAATGTCTTTGCAGCTTTTGCGTCAATGGGTTACTAAGGTCTTTACCAATCCCTTTCCTGTGCCATCTATGCCAGACTCTCTGACTGATGCCCTCAAAGCGGCAGAAGAGGGAAAAATACAACTTCATCCTCCAGTGGAGCCGAAGGGCTATTTCAGGGGCCGAATCGATTATGACAAAGAGCGTTGTATTGGCTGCAAACTTTGTGTACGAGTGTGCCCTGCGAATGCCATAACTTACCTTGAGGATGAAAAGAAGATACAGATTCATGTCGATCGTTGCTGTTTCTGTGCTCAGTGTACGGAAATCTGCCCTGTGAAGTGTCTTACTGAATCTGACGCATTCCTGCTCTCTTCTTACGATAGAAAGGCCCAGGTCGTTGTCGATTCTGGTACGAAGAAGAAAGAAGACGAAGTGGAAGAAACTCCTGTGAAATATGAGGTCGACGAGGAAAAGTGCATTGGCTGCACAAAGTGTGCTCGCAATTGCCCCGTCAACGCTATCTCTGGCGAGTTGAAGAAACCTCATGTTATCGACAAGGATAAATGTGTAGGCTGTGGCAAGTGTGCTGAACTCTGCCCGAAGCAGGCGATTCATCAGGCTGAGGCATCTTCTGCGCCGGTTACTCCGAAAGAGGAGAAAAAGGTAGAGGAGAAACCTACAGAGAAACCTGTCGAAAAACAGGAAGCTGCCCCTCAGAAAGAAGCTGCCGAAAGCAAAAAGGGCAGCAAGAAAAACGGCGGCAAGAACGGCAACAAAAATGGTAACAAGAAAAAGAACGGTAACGGAAACAACAAGAAAAACGGCAAGAAAAAATAA
- the gltX gene encoding glutamate--tRNA ligase gives MDKEVRVRFAPSPTGALHIGGGHTALFNWLWARHTGGKFILRIEDTDRERSTKEYEETIMSGMTWLGLDWDEGPDIGGPVGPYRQSERLDIYRKYAEQLLEEGKAYMDGPAIIYKVPEGITLAFDDIVYGHIEVKSETLKDIVMIKSDGMPAYNYAVVIDDYTMGINYVIRGEDHISNTPKQLLLYKALGWEPPQFAHLPMILGKDKKKLSKRHGATSVYEYRDMGYMPDSVFNFLAILGWSIGDDREVFSREEATKCFDLKRVNRRAAVFDMDKLNYINQEHLKELDPMVRLDMVEPFWKEAQLPVEEHTREFLAGALELMGGRGRTAKELAEYSDYFVSFEPVKARYNGSDVPEEDKDMLRSFFGELLKIDPWEAEPMEELARNWAAEKDVKMKKLAMPLRWALTGVKVSPGIFEVAEYLGRDEVRQRLAHYGLVEA, from the coding sequence ATGGACAAAGAAGTACGTGTCCGTTTTGCACCAAGTCCTACAGGTGCTTTGCACATAGGAGGCGGACATACGGCGTTGTTTAACTGGCTTTGGGCCAGACATACAGGCGGAAAGTTTATTCTCCGAATTGAAGACACAGACAGAGAACGTTCCACGAAAGAATACGAAGAGACAATTATGTCTGGAATGACGTGGCTAGGTCTTGATTGGGACGAGGGGCCGGATATTGGTGGCCCTGTAGGCCCCTATCGTCAGTCTGAACGCCTTGACATCTATCGCAAGTATGCTGAACAGCTTCTTGAAGAAGGAAAGGCCTATATGGACGGTCCTGCCATTATTTACAAGGTTCCTGAAGGAATCACTCTTGCTTTTGATGATATCGTATATGGTCATATTGAGGTCAAGAGCGAAACCCTTAAAGATATCGTTATGATCAAGAGTGACGGTATGCCAGCTTACAACTATGCGGTAGTTATCGACGACTACACCATGGGCATTAATTACGTTATTCGGGGAGAGGATCATATTTCCAATACTCCCAAGCAGTTGCTTCTCTACAAGGCTCTCGGATGGGAGCCCCCTCAGTTTGCCCACCTTCCCATGATTCTCGGCAAAGACAAGAAGAAGCTTTCGAAACGTCATGGTGCTACAAGCGTTTACGAATATAGAGATATGGGATATATGCCCGACTCCGTCTTTAACTTCCTGGCCATTTTAGGTTGGTCAATTGGAGACGATCGCGAGGTTTTCTCCCGCGAGGAAGCCACGAAATGTTTTGATTTGAAGCGGGTTAACAGACGTGCAGCCGTCTTTGATATGGACAAGCTCAACTATATTAACCAGGAACATCTTAAAGAGCTTGATCCCATGGTTCGCCTCGATATGGTCGAGCCTTTCTGGAAGGAAGCTCAGCTTCCTGTCGAGGAACATACGCGAGAATTTCTTGCTGGAGCCCTGGAGCTTATGGGCGGACGAGGTCGTACAGCGAAGGAACTCGCTGAGTATTCCGATTACTTCGTTTCTTTCGAGCCTGTAAAGGCACGCTACAACGGTAGCGATGTTCCCGAGGAAGACAAGGATATGCTTCGTTCTTTCTTCGGAGAACTCTTGAAGATAGATCCATGGGAAGCCGAGCCTATGGAGGAATTAGCACGCAATTGGGCTGCTGAAAAAGACGTGAAAATGAAGAAGCTGGCTATGCCTCTGCGTTGGGCACTGACTGGCGTGAAGGTAAGCCCGGGGATCTTTGAGGTAGCTGAATATCTCGGACGCGACGAAGTGCGTCAGCGTCTGGCTCACTACGGTCTTGTAGAAGCGTAA
- a CDS encoding putative manganese-dependent inorganic diphosphatase: MKTVYILGHVNPDTDSICSAIAYSHYKSAVSKNNRYIPVRLGVPNNETKFVLDYFKEPTPIMLENIYTQLSDIPFDEPVNVKMKTPLSDVWNLMSKSSIKTVNVVDEKNLFLGLVTLGDIAKASLEMGDTFSDVQIPLKNIVKTLSGELLFACNMSFNGRVVVAGMESETLKRHLDRKTLVIVGDRKEIQIQALQSKIHTLVIADGAAVSDEISLLAREKKVNLITVPYDLYSTVKRIARSVPVEYIARTDKVVTFALHEELDDIKDSLLKHKYRHFPILHNKVPVGMLSRRHLLTATGKNVILVDHNEKTQSIEGLEQAQILEIIDHHRIGSIETFQPIVFINRPVGCTATIIYSLYKDSGVELPSSIAGLMCAAILSDTLVFKSPTCSSEDMEAAEELADLANIDIDSFSRSMFEAGTSLRGKTAEEIFFTDYKSFNVADFKIGVSQVFFYNTQRDFDKKSLLDFMQEYKTRGGYDMLLLMLTDIINEGSEFLFVGNREELISRAFDIEIHGESFYLPHVISRKKQVIPQLIESIKRS, from the coding sequence ATGAAAACAGTCTACATATTGGGGCACGTCAATCCCGATACCGATTCTATCTGCTCGGCCATTGCTTACAGTCATTATAAAAGTGCCGTCTCTAAAAATAACCGCTATATTCCTGTCCGCCTTGGTGTGCCTAATAATGAAACCAAATTCGTTCTCGATTATTTCAAGGAACCCACGCCAATCATGCTCGAAAACATTTACACACAGCTTTCAGACATACCTTTCGATGAGCCAGTAAATGTAAAAATGAAAACTCCTCTCTCTGACGTGTGGAATCTTATGTCAAAGAGTAGTATAAAGACAGTTAATGTGGTGGATGAAAAAAACCTCTTTTTGGGACTTGTCACCTTAGGTGACATAGCGAAGGCAAGCCTTGAGATGGGCGATACCTTCTCAGATGTTCAAATTCCTTTAAAAAATATAGTAAAGACGTTGAGTGGAGAATTACTTTTTGCTTGCAACATGAGTTTCAATGGCAGGGTTGTTGTAGCCGGAATGGAGTCTGAAACGCTCAAAAGGCATCTTGACAGAAAGACTCTCGTCATTGTCGGTGACAGAAAAGAAATTCAAATCCAGGCTCTGCAAAGCAAAATTCACACCCTTGTCATTGCCGATGGAGCTGCTGTTTCAGACGAAATTTCATTGCTGGCCCGAGAGAAAAAAGTCAATCTCATAACGGTTCCCTACGATCTCTATTCGACAGTAAAACGCATTGCGCGAAGCGTTCCGGTGGAGTATATTGCCAGAACTGACAAGGTGGTTACCTTTGCGCTCCATGAGGAACTCGACGATATAAAAGATTCGTTGCTGAAACATAAATATCGCCATTTCCCCATTCTGCATAACAAAGTTCCTGTGGGAATGCTCTCCCGTCGCCATCTTCTTACGGCCACGGGTAAAAATGTCATTTTGGTGGATCATAACGAAAAAACACAATCCATAGAAGGGCTCGAACAGGCGCAGATACTTGAAATAATAGATCATCATCGTATCGGCAGCATTGAAACCTTTCAGCCCATTGTCTTCATCAATCGTCCTGTAGGGTGTACGGCTACCATTATATATAGCCTCTATAAAGACTCTGGTGTCGAGCTTCCTTCATCTATTGCCGGACTCATGTGCGCTGCCATTCTCTCAGACACACTCGTGTTCAAATCTCCCACATGCAGTAGTGAAGACATGGAGGCAGCGGAGGAATTGGCAGATCTGGCTAACATAGACATAGACTCATTTTCCCGCTCCATGTTCGAAGCTGGAACCTCTCTGCGCGGAAAGACGGCGGAAGAGATATTCTTCACCGACTATAAGAGTTTCAACGTGGCGGACTTTAAAATAGGCGTTAGCCAGGTTTTCTTTTACAATACACAGCGGGACTTCGATAAAAAAAGCCTTCTTGATTTTATGCAGGAATATAAAACGCGTGGTGGCTATGATATGCTTTTACTTATGTTAACGGATATTATTAATGAGGGATCCGAGTTTCTCTTTGTAGGAAACCGCGAAGAACTCATCTCCCGAGCTTTTGATATAGAAATACATGGAGAAAGCTTCTATCTCCCCCATGTGATTTCGAGGAAAAAGCAAGTGATACCCCAGTTGATAGAGTCAATTAAAAGGAGTTGA
- the polA gene encoding DNA polymerase I — MNTLKNKTILLVDGHALAFRAFYALPELTAPDGTPTNAILGFVNMMFKTIDECHPDMTAVIFDAPGKTFRHDVYPEYKMGRRPTPEEYKIQVPILLELLRAMGIKVVVKDGVEADDVIASAACGATRLGVNVVALTSDKDILQVLQPGVRVIRPKKGITIFTEYNEITFEEEWGFAPTAMPDYLALLGDSVDNIPGVPGVGEKTAKKLLSQYKSLEDIYDHIEELKPGLQKKFSTSKELAFKSRELIRLKCDLPLTVEEFVQTDVDFETFENMCRQLGLNKILERVRNSTHHESEEQPQLEIGEAVEGDLEKVLQEKELALYCAAEGSYPMDLNRALIVLRAQNGHFWRGVVEAQHIPDSLSKWLKTGNVITSDYKTTQAFFKEEVPLHDHVWDAQVAHYLLHPDAKSHGPEQWAAEAVSDPVDVAGQLWRVQNELGNAISHYSGLEDLMRQVELPIVPVLWKMETWGIGLEKKTFEGLDTDLEERIADIENTIAEKGGERINLNSPKQVAWLLFEKLQMPPIKETKTGYSTDVTVLEELVKMDLPEKIVPELILEHRELSKMRSGFVHPLMSAVNEKTGLIHGTFESTSTGTGRLSSRDPNLQNLPAFGQWSTRLKEGLVPRHEGNVYVAADYSQVELRVLAHLCDEKRLKSAFEDHRDVHTETASWVFNVEPELVTPELRRFAKVINFGILYGMSSYGLAARLGIGQQEAGDIINKYFKALPKVKDYVEESYKEARQRGYAMTSFGRIRPLNEVSVNPRDRGALKRIAVNTPIQGTAADIARMAMIKFFHHFEGRKNVHLVLQIHDSLVCECAAEEREGIEKELANVMESAAKLSVPLKVETKWGKSLANV; from the coding sequence TTGAATACCCTGAAAAATAAAACGATTTTACTTGTTGATGGGCACGCTCTGGCTTTCAGAGCCTTTTACGCCCTTCCAGAACTTACGGCACCAGACGGAACGCCTACAAACGCCATTTTGGGCTTTGTCAATATGATGTTCAAAACCATTGATGAATGCCATCCCGACATGACAGCGGTTATCTTTGACGCTCCTGGCAAAACCTTTCGACACGATGTCTATCCGGAATACAAAATGGGACGTCGCCCTACGCCTGAAGAGTATAAGATACAGGTTCCCATTCTGCTGGAATTACTCCGAGCTATGGGTATAAAAGTTGTTGTCAAAGATGGGGTGGAGGCTGATGACGTTATTGCTTCCGCTGCCTGTGGCGCTACGCGCCTGGGCGTTAATGTCGTTGCACTGACATCGGATAAAGACATACTCCAGGTGCTTCAGCCTGGCGTTCGCGTCATCCGGCCTAAAAAAGGAATTACCATCTTTACCGAATATAACGAAATAACCTTTGAAGAGGAGTGGGGGTTCGCGCCGACGGCAATGCCCGACTATCTGGCACTGCTTGGAGACAGTGTCGATAACATTCCAGGGGTTCCCGGAGTGGGAGAAAAAACGGCTAAAAAGCTTCTCTCTCAATATAAATCCCTTGAAGATATTTACGATCATATAGAAGAGCTCAAACCAGGCTTGCAGAAGAAATTCTCTACGTCGAAAGAGTTGGCCTTCAAAAGCCGCGAACTCATACGCCTCAAATGCGATTTGCCTTTGACAGTTGAAGAGTTTGTTCAGACCGATGTAGATTTCGAAACCTTTGAAAACATGTGCCGTCAGTTGGGCCTGAACAAAATATTGGAGCGAGTAAGGAATTCAACGCACCACGAATCAGAAGAGCAGCCGCAACTTGAAATAGGAGAGGCTGTGGAAGGCGATCTCGAAAAGGTTCTTCAGGAAAAAGAACTCGCTCTCTACTGCGCGGCAGAAGGATCCTATCCCATGGATCTTAATAGAGCTCTCATTGTCTTGCGGGCCCAGAATGGACACTTCTGGCGAGGAGTCGTCGAGGCTCAGCATATTCCTGATTCCCTCTCGAAATGGTTGAAAACAGGCAATGTAATTACCTCAGACTATAAAACGACACAGGCATTCTTCAAAGAAGAGGTTCCATTACACGACCATGTCTGGGACGCCCAGGTTGCTCACTACCTTCTTCATCCTGACGCCAAAAGCCACGGACCGGAGCAGTGGGCGGCAGAGGCTGTTTCTGACCCAGTTGACGTTGCGGGGCAGCTCTGGAGGGTTCAAAATGAGCTTGGAAACGCTATCTCTCACTACAGTGGCCTGGAAGACCTTATGCGTCAGGTTGAGCTGCCTATCGTTCCCGTATTGTGGAAAATGGAGACGTGGGGCATTGGCCTTGAGAAAAAAACCTTTGAAGGTCTGGATACAGATTTAGAAGAACGAATTGCAGACATTGAAAATACCATCGCTGAAAAGGGCGGGGAGCGTATCAATCTCAACTCTCCCAAACAGGTAGCGTGGCTTCTCTTCGAGAAATTGCAGATGCCGCCTATCAAAGAAACAAAAACAGGCTATTCCACAGATGTTACGGTTCTTGAAGAGCTTGTAAAGATGGATCTTCCCGAGAAAATCGTGCCAGAACTTATTCTGGAACATCGCGAACTCTCTAAAATGCGCTCAGGTTTTGTCCATCCCCTCATGAGTGCCGTAAATGAAAAGACAGGATTGATTCACGGCACCTTTGAATCCACATCGACGGGAACAGGGCGGCTGAGCAGCAGAGACCCCAACCTTCAGAATCTCCCTGCTTTTGGGCAATGGTCAACTCGACTCAAGGAAGGCCTGGTTCCTCGGCATGAAGGGAATGTCTATGTTGCGGCAGACTATTCACAGGTTGAACTACGTGTATTGGCCCATCTTTGCGATGAGAAGCGATTGAAATCGGCCTTTGAGGATCATCGGGATGTTCATACAGAAACGGCATCGTGGGTCTTTAACGTCGAACCGGAACTTGTTACTCCTGAACTTCGCCGTTTTGCCAAAGTTATAAATTTTGGTATTCTTTACGGTATGAGTTCCTACGGTTTGGCGGCTCGTTTGGGAATAGGGCAGCAGGAGGCGGGAGATATTATCAATAAATACTTCAAGGCCCTTCCTAAAGTAAAAGACTACGTTGAAGAAAGCTATAAAGAAGCTAGACAACGTGGATATGCCATGACCAGTTTCGGCAGAATACGGCCACTCAACGAAGTCTCTGTCAATCCGAGAGACCGGGGAGCCTTGAAGCGCATAGCCGTAAACACTCCCATACAGGGAACAGCGGCTGATATTGCCCGAATGGCTATGATCAAGTTTTTCCATCATTTCGAGGGACGCAAAAACGTTCATCTCGTATTGCAGATTCATGACTCTCTTGTGTGCGAATGCGCTGCAGAGGAACGGGAAGGCATAGAAAAAGAGCTTGCAAATGTAATGGAATCTGCGGCTAAACTTTCTGTGCCATTGAAGGTAGAGACCAAGTGGGGAAAATCCCTCGCTAATGTCTAG
- a CDS encoding SurA N-terminal domain-containing protein, producing the protein MRSLRENMRWILMGFVVVFVLSIFGMYGFGGRRESSKEEGIRDYAVAEISGKKVMRSALEANVRDYVERNNIKEISSNDLMAIRQAVVDNMAIQTELAKAVEKSGVKASDQEVEDVVKQISTQFPTKEAFQKHLDDNGIKLDALKASIQTQLSQQKLIEQSAGSIVVTPEEVKDFYDKGKTVFFTRPAGKKVVFARFANKESAEKVYEGLKSDSSKWDALLKDVASEDVKESVPYDAPIFLAESNLRDKMEGIKDLPVGGVATPIEITSNDVMVVLNKESMEKSTLSFDEVSKDIKALLTNQKKEEGQMKYINSLKEGATIKILDPSIFPQPVEEKAAEEVTKPASGDENASKTESQTETEADKKN; encoded by the coding sequence ATGCGTTCATTACGAGAAAATATGCGTTGGATCCTGATGGGTTTTGTGGTTGTTTTTGTGCTGTCGATTTTTGGAATGTACGGTTTCGGCGGTCGTCGTGAGTCTTCGAAAGAAGAAGGAATACGCGACTATGCGGTGGCAGAGATTAGCGGTAAAAAAGTAATGCGTTCCGCACTAGAAGCAAACGTGCGGGATTATGTAGAAAGAAATAATATAAAAGAAATTTCGTCTAACGATCTTATGGCTATTCGTCAGGCTGTTGTAGACAACATGGCCATTCAGACAGAACTTGCCAAGGCTGTGGAGAAGAGCGGCGTAAAAGCTTCCGATCAGGAAGTTGAAGACGTTGTTAAGCAGATAAGCACGCAGTTTCCCACAAAAGAGGCGTTCCAGAAACATCTTGATGATAATGGCATAAAACTTGATGCATTGAAGGCCAGCATTCAGACACAGCTTTCTCAGCAGAAACTTATTGAGCAGTCTGCTGGTTCCATAGTTGTAACTCCTGAAGAGGTTAAAGATTTTTATGACAAGGGCAAAACCGTTTTCTTTACACGTCCTGCAGGCAAAAAAGTTGTCTTTGCCCGTTTCGCCAACAAAGAATCGGCTGAAAAGGTGTACGAAGGACTGAAGAGCGACAGCAGCAAGTGGGATGCTCTTCTTAAAGACGTAGCCTCAGAAGATGTTAAAGAGAGCGTTCCTTATGATGCTCCTATCTTCCTTGCCGAATCGAATCTGAGAGATAAAATGGAGGGAATTAAAGACCTTCCTGTCGGTGGTGTAGCTACCCCAATAGAGATAACCAGCAACGACGTTATGGTTGTTCTCAACAAAGAGAGCATGGAAAAGAGCACCCTTTCCTTCGACGAAGTGAGCAAAGATATTAAAGCTTTACTTACGAATCAGAAAAAAGAAGAAGGACAGATGAAATATATCAACAGCCTTAAAGAAGGGGCTACCATCAAAATACTTGATCCGTCTATATTCCCACAACCAGTAGAGGAAAAGGCGGCTGAAGAAGTAACAAAGCCTGCTTCTGGCGATGAAAATGCAAGCAAAACCGAGTCTCAGACCGAAACAGAGGCAGATAAAAAGAACTAA